The genomic region CCTCTTATATTTACCATTCGCTTAGGAAAAACCAAAAGAGCCGACCACGACCACGACGGGAAGGCATCTATTAACGAAATTCAGCGCGATGAGTTCGGGATCATCACTTACCCGAACTGCAATGCGGATAATGAGCGCACGCAGACGCCAGATTATCTGGATCCTAAGTGTAAATAATTGACAAGATCTTAATTCAATAGCAAATGAAAAAGCACATTCCGAATCTGATCACGTTGTGCAATCTTTTTTGCGGTTGTGTGGCTGTGGGGATGGCAGTTACGGGGCAGTTTGGCGCAACTGGGCTCTTCGTTGCCTTAGGTATCTTCTTTGATTTCTTCGATGGCTTCTTCGCGAGGTTATTGCACGTGAAATCGGAGATTGGCTTGCAGCTGGACTCGCTGGCGGATATGGTAACTTCGGGCGTAGTGCCTGGGATTGTGATGTGTAAGATGCTCTCTATGAGTAATGCCGTGTGGATTATGCCATCGCCGCTGAACGTTATCGTCATTTACTTGGGCTTCTTGATAACGCTGGGCTCGGCTTATCGTCTGGCGAAGTTCAACATCGATTCTCGGCAGACTTCTGGCTTCATCGGGCTGCCAACCCCTGCAAATACGCTCTTCATTCTCTCGCTGCCGTTGATATTGGAGTATCAACCGATACCTTTTTTGGCGCTGGCGCTGACAAACACGTGGTTTTTACTCGGCATTACCCTGCTGAGCACTTACGCCTTAAATGCTGAGATCCGATTGTTCGCGCTGAAGTTCAAGGACTACTCATTTGCGAACAACAAAGTGAAGTACGTGTTCTTAGGATTGAGCGCACTGCTGCTAATTGCTCTGAAGATGATTGCTATCCCACTGATTATCATCTTATATGTGGTGCTCTCCCTGCTGAAGAAATAATTGCTGTTCCATTCTTTGGAAGTTGATTTTAGGGCGTTGTAAGAAGATAACGCTATCGATCTCTGCCTGCCTTGATTGGGGGTAAATACCTAATACATCGAGGAGTAGGTAGTTCTTTTTGTGGAAATGTAGTAGGGAGGTCATCGGCTGGCGGTGGACATCTTGTAATCCTTGACTCCTGATGTAGCTCCTGACCGCAACAGGGGACAAAGTGTCCTGCTGAAAGACTTCAATGTGAGCTCCTTGCCTAATTACAACTGATTTCTGTCGACCTCTGCCTAAGATGAGCATTTCTTCAGAGTTTTCTAAGGTGTATTTATCATAAAAGAGCATTCCTTGGAAGAGAAAAACGGTTATCATCATCACAAGGAAGGTCTTGTAATGTGCAAAATGCCTGAAAAGAAGTAACGAGAATACGATTAGTAAGGAGAAAAGAAATAAAGTTGTGTTGAAATGAATATTTCTAACAATAAATTCCTCCTGATTTGCTATTATCCTTGTGAAATGACCCATCAAATGTACTAATTCATTCAAAGAAGACACCAAAATAGAAGGTAAAACACCTAAAACACCTAACAATAGAGCAAAAATACCTCCTACAAGCACTGGATACAAGAGCGGGACTACAATTAGGTTTGACAAAAAGAACAACACAGGGAACTGGTGGAAATAATAGAGGCTCAGCGGTAAGACTATGATCTGGGCGGAGAAACTTACCAATAACAATGACCATACTGCGTTTAGGAACTTGTTTTTAGGTTCCCATAATTGCTTCAGCCAAGGGTAAAACGTCAAAATAGAAAATACAGCGCCGTAACTGAGCTGAAATCCAACGTCGTAGAGGTTGTAAGGGTTGCAAAGTAATAGCAGAAGCATTGAGATCATCAACGCATCGAAGCGCCCCACCCTCCGATTGAGCAATTGTGCCCATCCAATGAAGAGAAACATTATGGTGGCTCTTAAAACTGAGGGCGATAAACCTGCTATAAAAGCAAAAGAGCCTAATCCAAGTAGTAAAATGGCGTAACGGACATATCGGTAACCCCCCATATTAGGTAACTTTCGCAAAAATAAAAGCAATATCCAAGTAATGATCCCCACGTGTAGTCCCGAGATAGCCAAGATATGCACTGCCCCAGCATTAATGTAATTCTGATAAGTCTCTTGGTCTAAATCAGAACGATCACCAAGTAAAAGCGTTTTCAAAATCGCCGAAGTATCTCGAGGAAAAGAATCCTCTAACACTGTTTTCAACTTACTGCGAATCTTATCTGCAAAACCTCTAACGGAACTCACCGTTACCACCGTATTTTTATCAGAATAAGAAAGCACTTTCGCCCGCCAATGCACATATTTGTGCTCCATATAGCGCTTGTAGTTAAATTGAAACTGATACTGAGGAGGAGCAATCGTCTGACACGTACCTATAAAAGTAATCTGAGTATCTCGTTGTAGTGGGAGACTATCCAAGCTACAGTTTTTAACAATTTTACTCGGAAAGAAGCAAAGTAAATTGCCCGACATCGCTTTGCCATCGGCAGAATGAAGTCGGGCTTTATAAGTTATGCCATAGTCTTGCTTTGAGATACGTTCTATAATCTCAGCCTGCAATATATAAGGTTTATTCTCTAAAAGTTGGTACGTATAATGTGATCTTTCAGAAGTGGGATTGTGTAAGTTTACTAATAATATACCACAAAAGAAAGAAGCTACAAAAGTATGTAACTCAAATCCCTTAGAGAATTTATACTGCTTAAGAGCTAATAACTGATGGAGTATCAATGTTACAATAAAGGTAATAAAAACCAATAAACTAACTTGCCAAGATATGGGAATTACCTCAGAGAGAGCAATTCCACTGGCAACCCCAATCAGGATAACTAATATGACAGTATTTACAAATCTCACATAACTCGTTTTGCTAATCTGAATGTTTTTTGGTAGTATTCCTCACTTAGTGAAGAAATTACAACTCCTCTACGTGAAGACGAGTGTATAAACTTAATGTCGCCATCAATATCTACCACTAAACCCACGTGAGAGATACTTCTACCTCTCTCTGTTTTAAAGAATAACAAGTCGCCTACCTGAATATCCTCTAAATCAATCTTTCTGCCCTGCGTAGCCATCTCTTGTGATGAACGTGACAGCGATATGTCAATCGACTTGAAGGCTGTGCTTACAAAACCTGAGCAGTCCATACCATTACGTGTTACACCCGCGTGTCTATAGGGCGTACCTAAGTAAGAGAAGGCTGTATCCAACAACACCTTTTGCTGTTGTGTACCTGCCTTTCTTCTTGACATTGGCACTGCTATATCTGTCATATCAAGACCTTCTGGTTCCTCAATGAAAGTATCGTCATCTTCGGTGTCTTCTTGCATTCTTGCAGCGTATTCCTTAGTGTTGCGCGCTGAAGCATATCGTTTCTTCACCACTGTGTTATCACCATCAGCTATATTCTTATGTACTTTAGCCTTCTTAGAGACGACAGCTACTCTGCGCGCAGATGCTTTCTTAGCACTTCCTCGTGAGGCTACAGCTCTCTTTGGGGAAAGTTTTGCTCTTTTCTTATGAGTTGCTGCCACTGTTCTTGCTGACCTTTTTTTCTTTGGGGGAGCAAACTTCTTCTTAGGTTTTCCCTTTAAGGCTGTTATTACCTCATCAGCCTTTGAACTACTAACATTACCTCGCTCAGCACCCATTGCTACAAATGATACTAAGCTAAAAACTAACGTAACTAATCTTAAAAATTTTACTATGTGCATACTAATTTCTTAATGCTCAGTTATTCAATCTGAGCTCTTATATTAAATAAATGTCCTTTCTTTTATCATTAAATGTTCATTTGCCTCATCCATATCAAAATGTACGTAATCGCCTTGTTTGATTTGGCTGGTTACAATCTCTTCAGCAAGCAAATCTTCCACATACTTTTGGATAGCCCGCTTAAGTGGACGGGCTCCATATTGCTTATCATATCCCTTTTCAGCAATGAACTCCTTAGCCTTATCGCTAAGCTTAATTGCATAGCCTAAATCCTGAATACGTGAGTATAACTTACCTAACTCAATATCAATGATTCTAAAGATATCTTCCTTGCTAAGTGGATTAAACATTACCACATCATCTACACGATTCAGAAACTCAGGAGCAAACACTTTCTTCAAAGCATTCTCTATGATTGATTTCTCGTTAGCCTCTGATTGTGATGCTCTCGCAGAAGTCCCGAATCCTACCCCCTGTCCAAAGTCTTTCACTTGTCGGGCACCAATATTTGAAGTCATTATGATAATTGTATTCCTAAAATCAATCTTACGCCCCAAACTATCAGTTAGGAAGCCGTCATCAAGCACTTGCAACAGCATATTAAATACATCTGGATGTGCCTTCTCAATTTCATCCAATAAGACCACTGAATAAGGCTTACGTCGTATCTTCTCTGTGAGCTGCCCCCCCTCTTCATAGCCTACATAGCCAGGAGGCGCACCTATCAAGCGCGATACAGAGAATTTCTCCATATACTCACTCATATCAATACGTACCATCGTCTCTTCTGAGTCAAACAATTCTCGTGCCAAAACCTTCGCAAGCTGTGTTTTTCCTACTCCCGTTTGCCCTAAAAAGATGAATGAACCTATTGGTTTATTAGGATCTTTCAAGCCTGTACGATTGCGTTTAATAGCCTTAACTACTTTATCAACAGCCTCATCCTGCCCAATAATCTTAGCTTTCATCGTCTGAGCCAATGTGCCAAGTTTATTCATCTCTGTCTGTGCAATACGATTCACAGGCACCCCACTCATCATTGATACAACGTCTGCAATATGCTCTTCTGTGACCACATCACGATGTAATTTGGATTCCTCTTGCCATTTCTGATTCATCTCAGCTAAGGCTTGCTCAAGACCGCGTTCATTATCACGCAAACGAGCTGCTTCTTCAAACTGTTGGTGCTGTACTGCATTACTTTTAGCCTTTACCGCTTGCGACAAACGTTCCTCCATATCAGTGATATGTTTGGGAATCTTCAAATGATTGATATGTATTCGTGCTCCTGCCTCATCCAATGCATCTAATGCTTTATCTGGTAAATATCGATCAGTAATATAGCGATTTGTGAGCTTCACACACGCTTCTATTGCCCCCTCAGTATAAGTTACATTATGATGTTCCTCATATTGTCTTTTTACATTGCGAAGTATCTGAATAGTCTCCTCTACACTAGTGGGCTCTACAATTACTTTCTGAAAACGACGCTCCAAAGCTCCATCTTTTTCAATTGATTGCCGATATTCATCTAAGGTTGTAGCTCCAATACACTGTACTTCTCCACGTGCCAAAGCAGGTTTAAACATATTCGATGCATCCAAAGTTCCTGAAGCTCCTCCTGCCCCTACTAAGGTATGAATCTCATCAATAAAAAGAATGATATCGTTATTCTTTTCCAACTCATTCATTATAGCCTTCATCCGCTCCTCAAACTGCCCGCGATACTTAGTGCCTGCTACTAATGAAGCTAAATCCAAAGTAACCACACGTTTGTTAAACAACACTCGCGACACTTTTTTCTCGTAAATTCTCAATGCCAACCCCTCTGCAATAGCACTCTTCCCTACTCCTGGCTCACCGATGAGCAGTGGGTTATTTTTCTTACGTCTACTCAGGATTTGCGACACACGCTCAATCTCCTTTTCACGCCCCACTACTGGATCTAATTTACCCTGTTCAGCCAATGTAGTCAAGTCACGACCAAAGTTGTCAAGCACCGTTAGCTTACGCTGACGTTGTCCATTAGCATCATTCTCTTGGGCATCTTTATCGTTATTAACCCTATTAATTCTGTCGTTCTGAGGCAAACGATAATCGCGCTCATAACTATCAAACTCCTCTACTGAATTCACTAAATAGCCTCCCTCGTGCTGTGAAGACTGTAAGTTATTGCGTACCAAATCATAATTAACCCCTATTTTATTAAATATCTTAGTAGTTGGGTCATTCTCATTACGCAGGATGCTCAGCAATAAATGTGCTGTGTTGATAACATCATTCTGTGTACGTTTAGCCTCCAAGTAAGTAGTCTGCATCGCACGCTCAGCTTGTATGGTAAAATGTATTGAATTATAGTTTGCGGGGCTGAGCCCTCGCACTGAAGTTAGCGTGTGTATTTGCTGACGAAGTTTTTCTATATCAACTCCTAAATTCTGGAGTATTTCTATGGCTCTCCCCTCGCCTTCCTGTAGCATTGCCAAAATAAAATGCTCTGTGCCTACAGTCGATTGTCCTAAGCGGATTGCCTCGTCTTTGCTATATGTAAATATTCGTTTAACTCTTGGTGAAAAGTTGTCATTCATAATAAATCTCCTTCTTTTTGAAAACTGTATGAGCCTCCGCAAAAACCATTCCATTTATGCCCTACCGTACATTTTGTCAGTTTCCACAATTCCAGTTTTCGGCGGTAAAATTACAAAAAAAATTAATACTACAAACATTTTTAGGTAAAAATATTTTTA from Capnocytophaga haemolytica harbors:
- a CDS encoding CDP-alcohol phosphatidyltransferase family protein is translated as MKKHIPNLITLCNLFCGCVAVGMAVTGQFGATGLFVALGIFFDFFDGFFARLLHVKSEIGLQLDSLADMVTSGVVPGIVMCKMLSMSNAVWIMPSPLNVIVIYLGFLITLGSAYRLAKFNIDSRQTSGFIGLPTPANTLFILSLPLILEYQPIPFLALALTNTWFLLGITLLSTYALNAEIRLFALKFKDYSFANNKVKYVFLGLSALLLIALKMIAIPLIIILYVVLSLLKK
- a CDS encoding ComEC/Rec2 family competence protein, translating into MRFVNTVILVILIGVASGIALSEVIPISWQVSLLVFITFIVTLILHQLLALKQYKFSKGFELHTFVASFFCGILLVNLHNPTSERSHYTYQLLENKPYILQAEIIERISKQDYGITYKARLHSADGKAMSGNLLCFFPSKIVKNCSLDSLPLQRDTQITFIGTCQTIAPPQYQFQFNYKRYMEHKYVHWRAKVLSYSDKNTVVTVSSVRGFADKIRSKLKTVLEDSFPRDTSAILKTLLLGDRSDLDQETYQNYINAGAVHILAISGLHVGIITWILLLFLRKLPNMGGYRYVRYAILLLGLGSFAFIAGLSPSVLRATIMFLFIGWAQLLNRRVGRFDALMISMLLLLLCNPYNLYDVGFQLSYGAVFSILTFYPWLKQLWEPKNKFLNAVWSLLLVSFSAQIIVLPLSLYYFHQFPVLFFLSNLIVVPLLYPVLVGGIFALLLGVLGVLPSILVSSLNELVHLMGHFTRIIANQEEFIVRNIHFNTTLFLFSLLIVFSLLLFRHFAHYKTFLVMMITVFLFQGMLFYDKYTLENSEEMLILGRGRQKSVVIRQGAHIEVFQQDTLSPVAVRSYIRSQGLQDVHRQPMTSLLHFHKKNYLLLDVLGIYPQSRQAEIDSVIFLQRPKINFQRMEQQLFLQQGEHHI
- a CDS encoding C40 family peptidase, translating into MHIVKFLRLVTLVFSLVSFVAMGAERGNVSSSKADEVITALKGKPKKKFAPPKKKRSARTVAATHKKRAKLSPKRAVASRGSAKKASARRVAVVSKKAKVHKNIADGDNTVVKKRYASARNTKEYAARMQEDTEDDDTFIEEPEGLDMTDIAVPMSRRKAGTQQQKVLLDTAFSYLGTPYRHAGVTRNGMDCSGFVSTAFKSIDISLSRSSQEMATQGRKIDLEDIQVGDLLFFKTERGRSISHVGLVVDIDGDIKFIHSSSRRGVVISSLSEEYYQKTFRLAKRVM
- a CDS encoding ATP-dependent Clp protease ATP-binding subunit; translation: MNDNFSPRVKRIFTYSKDEAIRLGQSTVGTEHFILAMLQEGEGRAIEILQNLGVDIEKLRQQIHTLTSVRGLSPANYNSIHFTIQAERAMQTTYLEAKRTQNDVINTAHLLLSILRNENDPTTKIFNKIGVNYDLVRNNLQSSQHEGGYLVNSVEEFDSYERDYRLPQNDRINRVNNDKDAQENDANGQRQRKLTVLDNFGRDLTTLAEQGKLDPVVGREKEIERVSQILSRRKKNNPLLIGEPGVGKSAIAEGLALRIYEKKVSRVLFNKRVVTLDLASLVAGTKYRGQFEERMKAIMNELEKNNDIILFIDEIHTLVGAGGASGTLDASNMFKPALARGEVQCIGATTLDEYRQSIEKDGALERRFQKVIVEPTSVEETIQILRNVKRQYEEHHNVTYTEGAIEACVKLTNRYITDRYLPDKALDALDEAGARIHINHLKIPKHITDMEERLSQAVKAKSNAVQHQQFEEAARLRDNERGLEQALAEMNQKWQEESKLHRDVVTEEHIADVVSMMSGVPVNRIAQTEMNKLGTLAQTMKAKIIGQDEAVDKVVKAIKRNRTGLKDPNKPIGSFIFLGQTGVGKTQLAKVLARELFDSEETMVRIDMSEYMEKFSVSRLIGAPPGYVGYEEGGQLTEKIRRKPYSVVLLDEIEKAHPDVFNMLLQVLDDGFLTDSLGRKIDFRNTIIIMTSNIGARQVKDFGQGVGFGTSARASQSEANEKSIIENALKKVFAPEFLNRVDDVVMFNPLSKEDIFRIIDIELGKLYSRIQDLGYAIKLSDKAKEFIAEKGYDKQYGARPLKRAIQKYVEDLLAEEIVTSQIKQGDYVHFDMDEANEHLMIKERTFI